One genomic region from Planctomycetia bacterium encodes:
- a CDS encoding twitching motility protein PilT, with protein MKVLFDTSALVTAVVSQLPHHAAALACYRRHRKSGRVRSGLCTTHALAESYATLTALPLSPRIAPADAVRLVAENFLAHLDVVALEASDYKSALERVALLGLASGVVYDALHLACAERLGCDRLYTYNLGDFTRLVPRGTKVVVPGA; from the coding sequence ATGAAAGTCCTGTTCGATACGTCGGCCCTCGTCACGGCCGTGGTCAGCCAGTTGCCTCATCATGCCGCGGCTCTCGCCTGCTATCGACGTCATCGCAAGTCGGGCCGCGTTCGGTCCGGGTTGTGTACGACGCACGCGCTGGCGGAAAGTTATGCCACGCTGACGGCGCTGCCGCTGTCGCCCCGGATCGCCCCTGCCGATGCCGTTCGGCTCGTGGCTGAAAATTTCCTCGCACATCTCGACGTCGTGGCCCTCGAGGCCAGTGACTACAAATCCGCGCTGGAGCGGGTGGCACTGCTGGGGCTGGCCAGCGGCGTGGTCTACGACGCCCTGCATCTGGCATGTGCCGAGCGCCTTGGGTGCGACCGGCTCTACACGTACAACCTCGGCGACTTCACACGACTCGTTCCGCGAGGCACGAAGGTCGTCGTTCCTGGCGCCTGA
- a CDS encoding alcohol dehydrogenase, protein MNGATRGGGGVGAYEFLAPPKILFGAGRIADLGTTVAGQGRSAWIVASPRGLAAAGGRDAVAALLAAAGVAATVVGQARGEPTVADVAGLLERQVHQPRDGVVVVAIGGGSAIDLGKALAGLVTNVGVTQAGTGAGSDTDFDAAVVDRLEGVGRGLPLTEPVLPLVAVPTTAGTGAEATRNAVISCPRRGFKRSLRSPLLVPRAALVDPALTLTCDRGTTVAAGLDCITQLVESFISRFAQPLPRGLVLEALPGAIAALPRVVVDPGDIAARSTLAHAALVSGMALANSGLGMAHGVAAALGVECGAAHGAACAALLPVAMRVNRQVAERDLARLERAIDPAAAAADGPAADAFVVRIERLCALVGAPARLRDLGLRRDRIGWLAANSGGASMRGNPVALEAADLLPILEAIY, encoded by the coding sequence ATGAACGGGGCGACACGGGGCGGCGGCGGCGTAGGGGCCTATGAGTTTCTCGCCCCGCCGAAAATCCTCTTCGGAGCCGGGAGGATCGCCGATCTGGGGACGACCGTCGCCGGCCAAGGCCGCAGCGCGTGGATCGTGGCCAGTCCGCGCGGGCTCGCGGCGGCGGGGGGCCGGGATGCCGTGGCAGCCCTGCTCGCGGCGGCTGGCGTGGCGGCGACGGTCGTGGGACAGGCACGGGGCGAGCCCACCGTGGCCGACGTGGCCGGCCTCCTCGAACGGCAGGTGCACCAGCCCCGTGACGGCGTCGTCGTGGTGGCGATCGGCGGCGGCTCGGCGATCGATCTCGGCAAGGCGCTGGCTGGGCTGGTGACGAATGTCGGCGTCACCCAGGCCGGGACCGGAGCGGGCAGCGACACCGACTTTGACGCCGCGGTGGTCGATCGGCTGGAGGGCGTGGGCCGCGGGCTGCCGCTGACCGAGCCGGTGCTGCCGCTGGTGGCCGTACCGACCACGGCCGGCACCGGCGCCGAGGCGACGCGCAACGCCGTCATCTCCTGCCCGCGACGCGGCTTCAAACGCAGCCTGCGCAGCCCGCTCCTCGTGCCGCGGGCCGCGCTCGTCGATCCGGCACTGACCCTGACGTGCGACCGCGGCACCACGGTGGCCGCCGGCCTCGACTGCATCACGCAGCTCGTCGAGTCGTTCATCTCCCGGTTCGCGCAGCCGTTGCCACGGGGGCTGGTGCTGGAGGCGCTGCCCGGGGCGATCGCCGCGCTGCCGCGCGTCGTCGTCGATCCGGGCGACATCGCCGCCCGGTCCACGCTCGCCCATGCCGCGCTCGTGTCGGGGATGGCGCTGGCCAACTCGGGGCTGGGGATGGCCCATGGCGTGGCGGCGGCCCTCGGCGTGGAGTGCGGAGCGGCCCACGGCGCCGCCTGCGCGGCGCTCCTGCCGGTGGCGATGCGGGTGAACCGGCAGGTCGCCGAACGCGATCTGGCCCGGCTCGAGCGGGCGATCGATCCTGCCGCGGCGGCCGCGGACGGCCCGGCGGCGGATGCGTTCGTGGTCCGGATCGAGCGGCTGTGCGCTCTGGTCGGCGCCCCCGCGCGGCTCAGGGACCTCGGCCTGCGCCGCGACCGTATCGGCTGGCTGGCCGCCAATTCTGGCGGCGCCAGCATGCGCGGCAATCCCGTCGCGCTCGAGGCAGCCGACCTGCTGCCGATCCTGGAGGCGATCTACTGA
- the trzA gene encoding chlorohydrolase, whose translation MTPASVVLRARHLLPGMGVAIENGWLLVEAGRIRAIGRGRPAQAGPARQVIDLGNAIILPGLVNAHTHLEFSALTAPLDAAGGLPGWIRRIVALRRGRAEGSAQDSAGDVAAAIRAGCAESAAAGVTAIGEIATDFGPEAIAAYAAAGPRLRVFREALGLAADGGPGSRNLAADLDRLVARGLAAGISPHAPYTVAAPLAARVAREIARRRLPVAMHVAESRAEARLLTDSSGDFRTLLDDLGAWPRDTAPRLFSTADWISRLARAPRGIIVHGTHLPDDEAALARLARHRDRLAVVVCPRTTRALSGVLPPVAAFRAAGVRVAIGTDGRGSNPDLSVLGECRTLVDAGLARPDEALAMATHDAAWALLLERTSGRIAVGRPADLVVLRPVHHHDDPAAAALDPATRVVATLRAGRVIAGSLG comes from the coding sequence GTGACGCCCGCGAGCGTCGTGCTCCGCGCCCGGCACCTGCTCCCGGGCATGGGAGTGGCGATCGAAAACGGCTGGTTGCTCGTCGAGGCCGGCCGCATTCGGGCGATCGGCCGGGGCCGGCCCGCCCAGGCCGGCCCGGCACGACAGGTGATCGATCTCGGCAACGCGATCATCCTTCCCGGCCTCGTCAACGCCCACACGCACCTCGAGTTTTCCGCGCTGACCGCGCCGCTCGACGCTGCCGGCGGCCTGCCGGGGTGGATTCGCCGCATCGTGGCCCTGCGCCGCGGCCGGGCAGAGGGTTCAGCGCAGGATTCGGCAGGCGACGTCGCGGCCGCGATCCGTGCCGGCTGCGCCGAGTCGGCCGCGGCCGGCGTGACGGCGATCGGCGAGATCGCCACCGACTTCGGCCCCGAGGCGATCGCCGCCTATGCCGCGGCCGGACCGCGGCTGCGGGTGTTTCGCGAGGCGCTCGGGCTGGCGGCGGACGGGGGGCCGGGCAGCCGCAATCTTGCCGCAGACCTCGACCGGCTCGTCGCCAGGGGCCTCGCCGCCGGCATCTCCCCCCATGCCCCCTACACGGTCGCCGCACCGCTCGCGGCCCGAGTGGCCCGGGAGATCGCCCGGCGCCGGCTGCCGGTGGCGATGCACGTCGCCGAGAGCCGGGCCGAGGCCCGATTGCTCACGGACTCGAGCGGCGATTTTCGCACGCTGCTCGACGACCTCGGAGCCTGGCCGAGGGATACCGCGCCGCGGCTGTTCTCCACGGCCGACTGGATCTCGCGGCTGGCCCGGGCACCGCGCGGGATCATCGTTCATGGGACCCACTTGCCCGACGACGAAGCGGCCCTCGCCCGGCTGGCCCGGCACCGCGACCGGCTCGCGGTCGTCGTCTGCCCGCGGACGACGCGGGCCCTGTCGGGCGTGCTGCCTCCCGTGGCGGCGTTTCGCGCGGCCGGCGTCCGCGTGGCGATCGGCACCGACGGCCGCGGGTCCAATCCCGACCTCTCGGTGCTTGGCGAGTGCCGCACGCTCGTCGACGCGGGACTCGCCCGGCCGGACGAGGCGTTGGCGATGGCGACACACGACGCCGCCTGGGCGCTCTTGCTCGAGCGGACAAGTGGCCGGATCGCCGTGGGCCGGCCGGCGGATCTCGTCGTGCTCAGGCCGGTCCATCATCACGACGATCCCGCCGCGGCGGCGCTCGACCCGGCGACGCGTGTCGTGGCCACGCTCCGCGCCGGCCGCGTCATTGCCGGCAGCCTGGGGTGA
- the mqnA gene encoding chorismate dehydratase — MVDAAGRMISTDVRSGPSARLRLGAVQYLNTRPLVHGLSQAGLDVRFDLPSRLADQLAAGRLDVALIPTVELFRGDGYRVVSDACIACRGPVMSVKLFFRTAVHRVTTLAVDEGSRTSAALARILLAERFGIRPRIETLPIGSGLGDSQADAVLLIGDRAIGRGTDGGAFQLAWDLGDEWCRWTGLPFVFAVWAARRGTFTAGLDRILAAARDAGRANLAAIAAAEAAPHGLTVAQCHSYLADNLHYDLGPRERDAVALFQRHAARLGLAPAGPAAASSRTAPARHGS, encoded by the coding sequence ATGGTCGATGCAGCCGGCAGGATGATTTCCACGGACGTGAGGAGTGGTCCGTCCGCCCGGCTCCGTCTCGGGGCCGTTCAGTACCTGAACACCCGGCCGTTGGTGCACGGGCTCTCTCAAGCCGGCCTCGACGTCCGCTTCGACCTGCCCAGCCGGCTGGCCGACCAACTGGCCGCGGGTCGCCTCGACGTCGCCCTGATTCCGACCGTCGAACTGTTTCGCGGCGACGGCTATCGCGTCGTCTCGGATGCCTGCATCGCCTGTCGGGGACCGGTGATGAGCGTCAAGTTGTTCTTCCGCACGGCGGTGCATCGCGTCACGACGCTGGCCGTCGACGAGGGCTCGCGGACGAGCGCGGCACTGGCCCGCATCCTGCTCGCCGAGCGGTTCGGCATCCGGCCGCGGATCGAGACGCTGCCGATCGGCAGCGGCCTCGGCGACAGTCAGGCCGACGCCGTGCTCCTCATCGGTGACCGGGCCATCGGCCGGGGCACCGATGGCGGGGCGTTCCAACTCGCCTGGGACCTCGGCGACGAGTGGTGCCGCTGGACCGGGCTTCCCTTCGTGTTCGCCGTCTGGGCGGCGCGGCGGGGAACGTTCACGGCAGGCCTCGACCGGATCCTGGCCGCGGCCCGCGACGCGGGGCGGGCGAATCTCGCGGCGATCGCTGCGGCCGAGGCGGCGCCCCACGGGCTGACGGTCGCCCAGTGCCACTCGTACCTCGCCGACAATCTGCACTATGATCTCGGCCCGCGGGAACGGGACGCGGTGGCGCTGTTTCAGCGGCATGCCGCCCGGCTCGGTCTCGCCCCGGCGGGCCCTGCCGCCGCGTCCTCCCGGACTGCCCCGGCCCGCCACGGTTCATGA
- the aroA gene encoding 3-phosphoshikimate 1-carboxyvinyltransferase gives MAPVRGTVRPPGSKSITNRALVCAALARGRSRLEGVLDSQDTRVMVAGLAALGIEVTADWEAGIVDVGGAGGAIPATTATIDCAASGTTMRFLSAVSSLGTGTYRLDGTPRMRQRPIDDLLEPLRSLGIDALAESPGGCPPVVIRSRGLPGGRIAVRGTTSSQFASGLALAAPCANAETTLEFTGRLVSLPYLEMTRRVMESFGGSCQSPTPHTWVIPATGYTACDYAIEPDASAASYFLAAAAITGGRVRIEGLSRTSMQGDIGFADALERMGCSVTWEEPGPTTPHGAVTVAGRADRGIDIDMNAISDTVPTLAAVALFATTPTAINNVAHIRDKETDRIGDLVRELRRLGCRVDERPDGLTIHPGPLHGASIATYDDHRMAMSLALAGLRTPGVVIENPDCVGKTFPGYWRMLADLTSGRCPAPA, from the coding sequence ATGGCGCCGGTGCGCGGCACCGTCCGCCCACCCGGCTCCAAGAGCATCACCAACCGGGCGCTGGTCTGCGCCGCGCTGGCCCGCGGCCGGAGCAGGCTCGAGGGCGTCCTCGACAGCCAGGACACGCGGGTCATGGTTGCCGGCCTCGCCGCGCTCGGCATCGAGGTGACGGCCGACTGGGAGGCCGGCATCGTCGACGTCGGCGGCGCCGGCGGTGCGATCCCGGCCACGACCGCCACGATCGACTGCGCCGCCAGCGGCACGACGATGCGGTTTCTGTCGGCCGTCTCGAGCCTCGGCACCGGCACCTACCGTCTCGACGGCACGCCCCGGATGCGGCAGCGGCCGATTGACGATCTGCTCGAACCGCTCCGCAGCCTCGGCATCGACGCGCTGGCGGAGAGCCCCGGCGGCTGCCCGCCGGTCGTGATCCGTTCCCGCGGACTGCCGGGGGGCAGGATCGCCGTCCGCGGCACGACATCGAGCCAGTTCGCCAGCGGCCTGGCCCTTGCTGCCCCCTGTGCGAATGCCGAGACGACGCTCGAGTTCACCGGCCGACTCGTGTCGCTTCCCTACCTGGAGATGACCCGGCGCGTGATGGAGTCGTTCGGCGGCAGCTGCCAATCGCCGACCCCGCACACATGGGTCATTCCCGCCACCGGCTACACGGCCTGCGACTACGCGATCGAGCCCGACGCCTCGGCGGCCAGCTATTTTCTCGCGGCCGCGGCGATCACGGGGGGCCGCGTCCGCATCGAGGGCCTGTCGCGGACGAGCATGCAAGGAGACATCGGCTTTGCCGACGCGCTCGAACGGATGGGCTGCTCCGTGACCTGGGAGGAGCCCGGCCCCACGACGCCGCACGGGGCGGTCACGGTCGCGGGCCGGGCCGACCGCGGCATCGACATCGACATGAACGCCATCAGCGACACCGTGCCGACGCTGGCGGCGGTGGCCCTGTTCGCCACGACGCCCACGGCGATCAACAACGTGGCCCACATCCGCGACAAGGAGACCGACCGGATCGGCGACCTGGTCCGTGAGCTGCGCCGGCTCGGCTGCCGTGTCGACGAACGGCCGGACGGCCTCACCATCCACCCCGGCCCCCTGCACGGCGCGAGCATCGCCACCTACGACGATCATCGGATGGCGATGAGCCTGGCGCTGGCCGGCCTGCGCACGCCGGGAGTGGTCATCGAAAACCCGGACTGCGTCGGCAAGACGTTCCCGGGATACTGGCGAATGCTCGCCGACCTCACGTCCGGACGCTGCCCGGCGCCGGCCTGA
- a CDS encoding ABC transporter has product MIEFDHVSRMYATRTAVADLSLSIPRGELFALLGPNGAGKTTTIRMLVGLLRPSAGAIRVCGHDTVRDPRAAHLQLGYVPDEPCLYDKLTGREFLCFIADMFGMPRTASRRAIDREIGHFELGEFIDDLAESYSLGMKQRLVFAASLLHDPQVLVLDEPMVGLDPRSVRIVKDLLRERVAEGMTVFMSTHTLAMAEELADRVCIMVHGRLRFLGTIPELRAQVAVESMNLEQLYLQLTADRTGPEGHGGLLP; this is encoded by the coding sequence ATGATCGAGTTCGATCACGTCAGCCGGATGTACGCCACGCGGACCGCCGTGGCTGACCTGTCGCTGTCGATCCCGCGCGGGGAGTTGTTCGCGCTCCTTGGGCCGAACGGTGCCGGCAAGACGACCACCATCCGCATGCTCGTCGGCCTGCTGCGGCCCTCGGCGGGGGCGATCCGCGTCTGCGGCCACGACACGGTCCGCGACCCGCGGGCCGCCCACCTGCAGCTCGGCTACGTGCCCGACGAGCCCTGCCTGTACGACAAACTCACCGGCCGGGAGTTCCTCTGCTTCATCGCCGACATGTTCGGCATGCCGCGGACCGCGTCCCGCCGGGCAATCGACCGGGAGATCGGCCACTTCGAGCTCGGCGAGTTCATCGACGACCTCGCCGAGAGCTACTCGCTCGGCATGAAGCAACGGCTCGTGTTCGCCGCCTCGCTGCTCCACGACCCCCAGGTCCTGGTCCTCGACGAGCCGATGGTGGGCCTCGACCCGCGGAGCGTGCGGATCGTCAAGGACCTGCTCCGCGAGCGGGTCGCCGAGGGCATGACGGTGTTCATGTCGACGCACACGCTCGCCATGGCGGAGGAACTCGCCGACCGGGTCTGCATCATGGTCCACGGCCGGCTGCGGTTCCTCGGCACGATCCCCGAACTGCGGGCCCAGGTGGCGGTGGAGAGCATGAACCTCGAGCAGCTGTACCTGCAACTGACGGCGGACCGCACCGGCCCGGAGGGGCACGGGGGGCTGCTCCCGTGA
- the mqnC gene encoding cyclic dehypoxanthine futalosine synthase, with the protein MMRSIRTILDETLAGRRLAEADAVRLLESNELAAIGRAADAVTRRLHPEPYRTYNIDRNINYTNVCTAVCDFCAFYRGPKHPEGYVLDRQTLMGKIGEMVDVGGDQILLQGGLHPTLTLEWYEDLLRDIKDRFPQVNVHGFSPPEIHHFTKISKRPLREVLERLARAGLGSLPGGGGEILVDRVRAAMTRGKVMTDDWLEVHRQWHALGGRSTATMMFGHIETLAERVEHLERIRAVQDETGGFTAFICWSFQPDNTEMADIPPAGAFEYLKTQAVARLYLDNVANIQSSWVTQGREIGQLALLYGANDMGSLMLEENVVSAAGTVHHLTLEQIRSAISELGWIPRRRNVFYELFEDEPASLAVAERRGPVLPVLATAT; encoded by the coding sequence ATGATGCGTTCCATCCGCACGATCCTCGACGAGACCCTCGCCGGCCGCCGCCTCGCGGAAGCCGACGCCGTCCGGCTCCTCGAATCGAACGAACTCGCCGCCATCGGCCGGGCCGCCGACGCCGTGACGCGTCGGCTCCATCCAGAGCCGTATCGGACGTACAACATCGACCGCAACATCAACTACACCAACGTCTGCACCGCGGTCTGCGACTTCTGCGCGTTCTACCGGGGGCCGAAGCATCCCGAGGGCTACGTCCTCGACCGACAGACGCTGATGGGGAAGATCGGCGAGATGGTCGACGTCGGCGGAGATCAGATTCTTCTCCAGGGCGGGCTCCATCCGACGCTCACGCTCGAGTGGTACGAGGACCTGCTCCGCGACATCAAGGATCGGTTCCCGCAGGTCAACGTCCACGGCTTCTCGCCCCCCGAGATCCATCACTTCACGAAGATCTCCAAACGGCCGCTCCGCGAGGTGCTGGAGCGGCTCGCCCGGGCTGGCCTCGGATCGCTCCCCGGCGGCGGCGGCGAGATCCTGGTCGACCGGGTCCGGGCGGCGATGACCCGGGGCAAGGTGATGACCGACGACTGGTTGGAGGTCCACCGCCAGTGGCACGCCCTCGGCGGCCGAAGCACGGCGACGATGATGTTCGGCCACATCGAGACGCTTGCCGAGCGGGTCGAGCACCTGGAGCGGATCCGCGCGGTGCAGGACGAGACGGGGGGTTTCACCGCGTTCATCTGCTGGTCGTTCCAGCCCGACAACACCGAGATGGCCGACATCCCCCCGGCCGGCGCCTTCGAGTATCTGAAGACGCAGGCCGTGGCGCGGCTGTATCTCGACAACGTCGCCAACATCCAGTCGAGCTGGGTGACGCAGGGCCGTGAGATCGGCCAGCTCGCCCTGCTGTACGGCGCCAACGACATGGGCAGCCTGATGCTCGAGGAGAACGTCGTCAGTGCCGCCGGCACGGTCCACCACCTGACGCTCGAGCAGATCCGCTCGGCGATCTCCGAGCTCGGCTGGATCCCCCGGCGGCGCAACGTCTTCTACGAACTCTTCGAGGACGAGCCCGCCTCACTGGCTGTCGCGGAGCGGCGCGGGCCGGTTCTCCCCGTGCTGGCGACGGCGACGTGA